From the Lathyrus oleraceus cultivar Zhongwan6 chromosome 4, CAAS_Psat_ZW6_1.0, whole genome shotgun sequence genome, one window contains:
- the LOC127138292 gene encoding oligopeptide transporter 3 — protein MALKNPTPTPDTEKASNGVPPPDDRCPIEEVALVVPETDDPSLPVMTFRSWFLGITSCVILIFLNTFFTFRTQPLTISAILMQIAVLPIGKFMAATLPTKEYSFVGWRFTLNPGPFNMKEHVIITIFANCGVSSGGGDAYSIGAITIMKAYYKQSLSFLLALFIVISTQLIGYGWAGILRRYLVDPIEMWWPANLAQVSLFRALHEKDEKSKGLTRMQFFLIAMGVSFVYYALPGYLFTVLTFFSWVCYVWPNNITAQQVGSGYHGLGVGAFTFDWAGISAYHGSPLVAPWSSIVNVGVGFIMFVYIILPICYWKFNTFDARKFPIFSNQLFTHSGHKYDTTKILTKEYDLNIDAYNKYSKLYLSPLFALSIGSGFARFTATLTHVALFNGRDILRQSRTAMSNVKLDVHGRLMKAYKTVPEWWFLILLFGSMALSIIMSLVWKVDVQLPWWGMLFAFALAFVVTLPIGVIQATTNQQPGYDIIAQFMIGYILPGKPIANLLFKIYGRISTVHALSFLSDLKLGHYMKIPPRCMYTAQLVGTLVAGVVNLAVAWWMLDSIKDICMDDKAHHDSPWTCPKYRVTFDASVIWGLIGPRRLFGPGGLYRNLVWLFLIGAVLPVPVWVFSKIYPDKKWIPLINIPVISYGFAGMPPATPTNIASWLLTGMIFNFFVFRFHKRWWQKYNYVLSAALDAGTAFMGVLIFFVLQNAGHSLKWWGTELDHCPLATCPTARGVIVDGCPVF, from the exons ATGGCGCTAAAGAATCCAACTCCAACTCCCGACACAGAAAAAGCTTCAAACGGCGTACCACCACCGGACGACCGATGTCCGATTGAAGAAGTAGCTCTGGTCGTTCCTGAAACCGACGATCCCTCACTTCCGGTCATGACTTTCCGGTCATGGTTTCTCGGAATAACCTCATGCGTCATCCTCATCTTTCTCAACACGTTTTTCACTTTCAGAACTCAGCCTCTCACTATCTCAGCCATTCTCATGCAAATCGCTGTGCTCCCAATCGGAAAGTTCATGGCGGCAACTCTTCCGACGAAGGAGTACAGTTTTGTTGGATGGCGTTTTACTCTAAATCCTGGACCGTTTAACATGAAGGAGCATGTTATCATCACTATTTTCGCTAACTGTGGTGTTTCCAGTGGTGGTGGTGATGCTTATTCCATTGGTGCCATTACTATTATGAAAGCTTATTATAAACAATCTCTTAGTTTTCTTCTTGCTCTTTTCATCGTCATAAGCACACAG TTAATAGGGTATGGATGGGCTGGGATTCTGAGGAGGTATCTGGTGGACCCAATTGAAATGTGGTGGCCAGCAAACCTTGCACAAGTCTCTCTCTTTAG GGCTCTCCatgaaaaagatgaaaaatcaaaAGGACTTACAAGGATGCAGTTTTTCCTCATTGCAATGGGTGTGAGCTTCGTGTATTATGCACTCCCGGGATATCTTTTCACAGTCTTAACATTCTTCTCATGGGTTTGCTACGTGTGGCCGAATAATATAACAGCACAGCAAGTTGGATCAGGTTACCATGGACTTGGAGTCGGCGCTTTCACATTTGATTGGGCTGGGATTTCAGCTTATCACGGCAGCCCTCTTGTTGCTCCATGGTCTTCCATTGTTAATGTTGGAGTTGGATTTATCATGTTCGTCTATATAATTCTACCTATATGTTACTGGAAGTTTAACACTTTTGATGCTAGGAAGTTTCCTATATTTTCTAATCAGTTGTTCACTCACAGTGGACATAAGTATGACACTACTAAGATCTTAACCAAGGAATATGATCTTAACATCGATGCATACAACAAATATAGCAAGTTATACCTTAGCCCTCTCTTCGCATTATCTATTGGATCAGGTTTCGCAAGGTTTACAGCCACCCTCACTCATGTAGCATTGTTTAATGGCAG AGACATATTGAGACAGAGCAGGACAGCAATGAGTAATGTAAAATTGGACGTGCATGGTAGACTCATGAAGGCTTATAAGACAGTACCAGAATGGTGGTTCCTCATTTTATTATTTGGAAGCATGGCACTATCCATAATAATGTCTTTGGTGTGGAAAGTGGATGTGCAACTTCCATGGTGGGGTATGCTCTTTGCTTTTGCCTTAGCTTTTGTTGTAACCCTCCCAATTGGTGTCATCCAAGCAACTACCAACCAG CAACCTGGATATGACATTATAGCACAGTTCATGATTGGGTATATCCTTCCTGGAAAACCAATTGCAAATTTGCTTTTTAAGATTTATGGGAGAATCAGCACCGTCCATGCACTATCTTTCTTGTCAGATCTCAAACTCGGGCACTACATGAAAATTCCTCCTCGATGCATGTATACGGCACAG CTTGTGGGAACTCTAGTTGCTGGAGTGGTGAACCTTGCAGTGGCTTGGTGGATGTTGGATAGCATTAAGGACATTTGCATGGATGATAAAGCTCACCATGACAGTCCTTGGACTTGCCCGAAATACAGAGTGACATTTGATGCATCAGTTATATGGGGTTTGATCGGACCAAGACGGCTATTTGGACCCGGTGGATTGTACCGTAACCTCGTATGGTTATTCTTGATTGGAGCTGTGTTGCCAGTTCCTGTTTGGGTGTTTAGCAAAATCTACCCTGACAAGAAATGGATTCCTCTGATAAACATACCAGTTATATCCTATGGTTTTGCTGGAATGCCACCTGCAACTCCAACCAACATTGCAAGCTGGCTATTGACTGGAATGATCTTCAACTTCTTTGTGTTCCGCTTCCACAAACGTTGGTGGCAGAAATACAATTATGTTCTATCGGCGGCACTTGATGCAGGCACAGCTTTTATGGGTGTTTTGATTTTCTTTGTTCTGCAAAATGCAGGCCATAGTCTGAAATGGTGGGGAACTGAGTTGGACCATTGCCCATTGGCTACTTGCCCTACTGCACGAGGAGTTATAGTTGATGGTTGTCCTGTATTCTAA